One Temnothorax longispinosus isolate EJ_2023e chromosome 8, Tlon_JGU_v1, whole genome shotgun sequence genomic region harbors:
- the LOC139817563 gene encoding THO complex subunit 1-like isoform X1, protein MAMFEVLRKDYSDYLQQHFKLSDVSLFQKKCVERCANDSDRKVAIDQALRDSLLAVLTENASGNVRSLELYITFCIELCRKDLATASMPVMLLGDIFDSMTLDRCEQLFTFVENNVTVWKEDLFFTACKNNLLRMCNDLLRRLSRSQQTVFCGRILLFLAKFFPFSERSGLNIVSEFNLENHTEFGLEKAEEDNLEQITKDDDKSENKIPIDYNLYRKFWALQDFFRNPNQCYNKMHWKVFSAHASNVLSAFASFKLEEQRSYPTTCIKMDTSMEGPYKETHYFAKYLTNQKLLELQLSDSNFRRYVLLQFLILFQYLNSTVKFKAFLASGYETSETHELKPDQVEWVKTTTDQVYTLLTETPPDGPTFAETVKNILKREEHWNAWKNEGCPPFKRPTSDVTDEEPRKPRRSRRRIGDVIRDAQAVGKYHMGNPELTKLWNLCPNNLEACKSKDRDFLPSLETYFEDAIMELDPAAMVDDKYKKVNDGNFGWRALRLLARRSPHFFVHGNYPINKLPEYLETMIKKIAKDRPQTQSDVKLETEETPPSESTDQEFNEDVLKQESEQVDAETADVKARKLNKVTPEMVAKLSESLKNDWKKLATKFGYTNDEIAFFQSKTTPYEQCKTMLEIWAEEDEDASVENLAYILEGLKYTEALAVLKS, encoded by the exons ATGGCGATGTTCGAAGTGTTGAGGAAGGACTATAGC GATTATCTGCAGCAGCATTTCAAGCTGTCGGACGTCTCGTTGTTTCAAAAGAAGTGCGTCGAACGTTGTGCGAATGACAGCGACAGAAAAGTGGCGATCGATCAGGCGCTGCGTGACTCGTTGCTGGCCGTACTGACGGAAAACGCTTCGGGTAACGTGCGCTCCCTCGAATTGTACATCACGTTCTGTATAGAGCTATGCAGGAAGGATCTCGCGACGGCGAGTATGCCAGTGATGCTACTGGGCGATATCTTCGACTCGATGACGCTGGACAGATGCGAACAGTTGTTTACCTTCGTGGAGAACAACGTCACCGTGTGGAAGGAAGATCTGTTTTTTACTGCCTGCAAGAATAACTTATTGAGAATGTGCAATGACTTACTGAGAAGATTGTCGCGTTCGCAACAAACGGTATTTTGTGGCAGAATTCTACTGTTTCTCGCAAAGTTCTTTCCTTTCTCCGAGAGATCCGGCTTGAATATCGTTAGCGAATTCAACCTGGAAAATCACACGGAATTTGGCTTGGAAAAAGCAGAAGAAGACAACTTGGAGCAGATAACGAAGGACGACGACAAGTCAGAAAACAAGATAccaattgattataatttgtacagaAAGTTTTGGGCTCTACAAGACTTCTTCAGAAATCCGAATCagtgttataataaaatgcacTGGAAGGTGTTTTCAGCT CATGCGTCTAATGTACTGTCAGCATTTGCTTCCTTTAAATTGGAGGAGCAACGTAGTTACCCTACAACATGCATCAAGATGGATACTTCTATGGAAGGCCCTTACAAAGAAACGCactattttgcaaaatatttgacCAATCAAAAATTATTGGAGTTGCAGCTGTCAGATTCCAATTTCAGGCGATATGTATTGCTGCAATTTCTCATTCTTTTCCAGTATCTGAATAGCACTGTAAAATTCAAGGC CTTCCTTGCCAGTGGCTATGAGACAAG TGAGACACACGAACTGAAGCCGGATCAAGTGGAATGGGTGAAGACCACTACTGACCAAGTTTATACTCTACTGACCGAAACACCGCCCGATGGCCCCACGTTTGCGGAGACCGTGAAGAACATCTTGAAACGCGAGGAGCATTGGAATGCATGGAAAAATGAGGGTTGCCCGCCGTTTAAACGACCGACATCGGATGTTACTGACGAGGAGCCACGAAAACCGAGGAGATCGAGACGACGTATCGGTGATGTAATTAGGGACGCGCAAGCGGTTGGAAAATATCATATGGGAAa cccAGAACTCACTAAATTATGGAATCTATGTCCAAATAATCTCGAAGCATGCAAATCTAAAGATAGAGATTTTCTTCCATCCTTAGAAACGTATTTTGAAGACGCTATTATGGAATTGGATCCTGCTGCGATGGTCGATGATAAGTATAA GAAGGTGAACGACGGTAACTTTGGTTGGAGAGCGTTAAGACTGTTAGCGAGACGAAGCCCGCACTTCTTTGTTCATGGCAATTAtcctataaataaattgccTGAGTATCTTGAGACAATGATTAAGAAAATTGCCAAGGATCGTCCA CAGACTCAGTCCGATGTGAAATTGGAAACCGAGGAAACACCGCCGTCGGAATCTACCGATCAAGAATTTAACGAAGACGTTTTAAAACAGGAAAGCGAACAGGTCGATGCCGAAACCGCCGACGTGAAAGCAAGAAAGTTGAATAAAGTCACACCGGAAATGGTGGCAAAATTATCAGAGAGCCTGAAAAACGATTGGAAAAAATTGGCGACGAAATTTGGTTATACAAATGACGag ATTGCTTTTTTCCAAAGCAAAACAACGCCGTATGAACAATGTAAGACTATGCTTGAGATATGGGCAGAAGAGGATGAAGATGCATCAGTCGAGAATTTAGCTTATATTTTGGAAGGTTTAAAATACACAGAGGCATTGGCGGTGCTAAAATCTTAA
- the LOC139817563 gene encoding THO complex subunit 1-like isoform X2: MAMFEVLRKDYSDYLQQHFKLSDVSLFQKKCVERCANDSDRKVAIDQALRDSLLAVLTENASGNVRSLELYITFCIELCRKDLATASMPVMLLGDIFDSMTLDRCEQLFTFVENNVTVWKEDLFFTACKNNLLRMCNDLLRRLSRSQQTVFCGRILLFLAKFFPFSERSGLNIVSEFNLENHTEFGLEKAEEDNLEQITKDDDKSENKIPIDYNLYRKFWALQDFFRNPNQCYNKMHWKVFSAHASNVLSAFASFKLEEQRSYPTTCIKMDTSMEGPYKETHYFAKYLTNQKLLELQLSDSNFRRYVLLQFLILFQYLNSTVKFKAFLASGYETSETHELKPDQVEWVKTTTDQVYTLLTETPPDGPTFAETVKNILKREEHWNAWKNEGCPPFKRPTSDVTDEEPRKPRRSRRRIGDVIRDAQAVGKYHMGNPELTKLWNLCPNNLEACKSKDRDFLPSLETYFEDAIMELDPAAMVDDKYKKVNDGNFGWRALRLLARRSPHFFVHGNYPINKLPEYLETMIKKIAKDRPTQSDVKLETEETPPSESTDQEFNEDVLKQESEQVDAETADVKARKLNKVTPEMVAKLSESLKNDWKKLATKFGYTNDEIAFFQSKTTPYEQCKTMLEIWAEEDEDASVENLAYILEGLKYTEALAVLKS, translated from the exons ATGGCGATGTTCGAAGTGTTGAGGAAGGACTATAGC GATTATCTGCAGCAGCATTTCAAGCTGTCGGACGTCTCGTTGTTTCAAAAGAAGTGCGTCGAACGTTGTGCGAATGACAGCGACAGAAAAGTGGCGATCGATCAGGCGCTGCGTGACTCGTTGCTGGCCGTACTGACGGAAAACGCTTCGGGTAACGTGCGCTCCCTCGAATTGTACATCACGTTCTGTATAGAGCTATGCAGGAAGGATCTCGCGACGGCGAGTATGCCAGTGATGCTACTGGGCGATATCTTCGACTCGATGACGCTGGACAGATGCGAACAGTTGTTTACCTTCGTGGAGAACAACGTCACCGTGTGGAAGGAAGATCTGTTTTTTACTGCCTGCAAGAATAACTTATTGAGAATGTGCAATGACTTACTGAGAAGATTGTCGCGTTCGCAACAAACGGTATTTTGTGGCAGAATTCTACTGTTTCTCGCAAAGTTCTTTCCTTTCTCCGAGAGATCCGGCTTGAATATCGTTAGCGAATTCAACCTGGAAAATCACACGGAATTTGGCTTGGAAAAAGCAGAAGAAGACAACTTGGAGCAGATAACGAAGGACGACGACAAGTCAGAAAACAAGATAccaattgattataatttgtacagaAAGTTTTGGGCTCTACAAGACTTCTTCAGAAATCCGAATCagtgttataataaaatgcacTGGAAGGTGTTTTCAGCT CATGCGTCTAATGTACTGTCAGCATTTGCTTCCTTTAAATTGGAGGAGCAACGTAGTTACCCTACAACATGCATCAAGATGGATACTTCTATGGAAGGCCCTTACAAAGAAACGCactattttgcaaaatatttgacCAATCAAAAATTATTGGAGTTGCAGCTGTCAGATTCCAATTTCAGGCGATATGTATTGCTGCAATTTCTCATTCTTTTCCAGTATCTGAATAGCACTGTAAAATTCAAGGC CTTCCTTGCCAGTGGCTATGAGACAAG TGAGACACACGAACTGAAGCCGGATCAAGTGGAATGGGTGAAGACCACTACTGACCAAGTTTATACTCTACTGACCGAAACACCGCCCGATGGCCCCACGTTTGCGGAGACCGTGAAGAACATCTTGAAACGCGAGGAGCATTGGAATGCATGGAAAAATGAGGGTTGCCCGCCGTTTAAACGACCGACATCGGATGTTACTGACGAGGAGCCACGAAAACCGAGGAGATCGAGACGACGTATCGGTGATGTAATTAGGGACGCGCAAGCGGTTGGAAAATATCATATGGGAAa cccAGAACTCACTAAATTATGGAATCTATGTCCAAATAATCTCGAAGCATGCAAATCTAAAGATAGAGATTTTCTTCCATCCTTAGAAACGTATTTTGAAGACGCTATTATGGAATTGGATCCTGCTGCGATGGTCGATGATAAGTATAA GAAGGTGAACGACGGTAACTTTGGTTGGAGAGCGTTAAGACTGTTAGCGAGACGAAGCCCGCACTTCTTTGTTCATGGCAATTAtcctataaataaattgccTGAGTATCTTGAGACAATGATTAAGAAAATTGCCAAGGATCGTCCA ACTCAGTCCGATGTGAAATTGGAAACCGAGGAAACACCGCCGTCGGAATCTACCGATCAAGAATTTAACGAAGACGTTTTAAAACAGGAAAGCGAACAGGTCGATGCCGAAACCGCCGACGTGAAAGCAAGAAAGTTGAATAAAGTCACACCGGAAATGGTGGCAAAATTATCAGAGAGCCTGAAAAACGATTGGAAAAAATTGGCGACGAAATTTGGTTATACAAATGACGag ATTGCTTTTTTCCAAAGCAAAACAACGCCGTATGAACAATGTAAGACTATGCTTGAGATATGGGCAGAAGAGGATGAAGATGCATCAGTCGAGAATTTAGCTTATATTTTGGAAGGTTTAAAATACACAGAGGCATTGGCGGTGCTAAAATCTTAA
- the LOC139817129 gene encoding uncharacterized protein isoform X1, with amino-acid sequence MLRILMILSFVCSLDLLNARPAEEPIKFTFGNIQNNAENVTPSNLEDTKELLERVGDAIRIGRGRFVNLIILTRNNIANQAEQINNNFQNSLDPLITESDKPQSRRSLPSVQSTTPITLFRVTSRETVRLENETAQAILEKRKPDTIIQVLNGFLTPKPLVDRIRDEEKYGNMGDKFIGIGRGFINGFENLSNFLNFLTEFPVGITKQVSRGVTQTLNELGSRLIGLQ; translated from the exons ATGTTGcgaattttaatgattttatcgTTTGTCTGCTCATTGGATTTACTGAATGCTCGTCCTGCGGAGGAACCGATAAAATTCACCTTCGGcaacatacaaaataatgcaGAAAACGTCACACCTTCGAATCTGGAAGACACAAAg GAATTATTAGAACGTGTCGGTGATGCTATTAGAATTGGCAGAGGAAGATttgtcaatttaataatattgactAGAAACAACATTGCCAATCAAGCAGAG CAAATAAACAACAACTTTCAAAATAGTCTCGACCCATTAATTACTGAGTCTGACAAGCCTCAAAGTCGCAGATCTTTACCGTCTGTACAAAGTACTACGCCAATAACTCTGTTCCGTGTGACATCGCGAGAAACAGTTCGTTTAGAAAACGAGACCGCCCAagcaattttagaaaaacgAAAACCTGACACTATCATACAAGTTTTAAATGGGTTCTTGACACCAAAACCACTCGTTGATCGAATTAGGGACGAAGAAAAATATGGTAATATGGGAGATAAATTTATTGGAATAGGAAGAGGGTTCATTAATGGTTTCGAGAATCTCAGCAATTTTCTGAACTTCTTAACGGAA ttCCCTGTTGGTATCACCAAACAAGTTTCTCGAGGAGTAACGCAAACATTGAATGAATTAGGATCACGGCTCATTGGACtccaataa
- the LOC139818356 gene encoding uncharacterized protein — MAGISRGRFWSFSGINRAENAANACQARDRHNTTLITTRIDYFSRKSDHSRATGNSDIAFPRPKRCLSRLAHKPSLLNIREEIKGDKGDDGFPGIPGQPGREGQRGPPGAPGAPGPAPQGSYVRVPGPPSPPGPPGPPGLSLIGQKGEPGIGRSHVFGERDYYPPRQGARSSLDELKALRELKQLKELQEQLGVAAATRGPLESTTKIVPGAVTFQNTEAMTKMSSVSPVGTLAYIINEQALLVRVNNGWQYIAVSIKLYYYYKFVECYNCVNTEFLLYCFSARLTFTYHNASTTNDISTASKPSFRSIFIILYLVFL, encoded by the exons ATGGCGGGAATCTCGCGCGGGAGATTCTGGTCATTTTCGGGTATAAATAGGGCGGAAAACGCCGCAAACGCCTGTCAGGCGAGAGATC GGCATAATACAACATTGATAACGACAAGGATAGATTATTTCTCGAGAAAGAGCGATCACAGTCGAGCAACAGGAAATTCCGATATCGCCTTCCCACGACCAAAAAGATGTCTCTCGCGCCTAGCACATAAACCGTCTCTGCTGAACATCCGTGAAGAA ATCAAAGGCGACAAAGGAGACGACGGTTTCCCTGGAATTCCTGGGCAGCCGGGAAGAGAAGGTCAGAGAGGACCTCCAGGAGCTCCCGGAGCTCCTGGACCAGCGCCTCAAGGATCATATGTAAGAGTTCCGGGACCTCCAAGCCCTCCCGGGCCCCCTGGTCCGCCCGGCTTGTCTTTAATCGGACAAAAAGGAGAACCCGGGATCGGTAGAAGTCACGTTTtcggagagagagattatTATCCCCCCAGACAAG GAGCCAGAAGTAGTCTGGACGAATTGAAAGCTCTACGTGAACTCAAGCAACTGAAAGAACTACAAGAGCAATTAG gtGTTGCTGCCGCTACAAGGGGACCTTTAGAAAGTACAACGAAAATTGTGCCAGGAGCTGTTACGTTCCAAAACACAGAAGCCATGACAAAA ATGTCTAGTGTAAGTCCAGTCGGGACGCTGGCTTATATAATAAACGAACAAGCTTTACTAGTCAGAGTTAACAATGGGTGGCAATACATTGCAGTCAGtatcaaattgtattattattataagttcGTAGAATGCTATAATTGTGTTAACACCGAATTTCTCTTATACTGTTTTTCAGCTCGGCTCACTTTTACCTATCACAACGCCAGCACCACCAACGACATCTCCACCGCCAGCAAACCCTCCTTTCgaagcatttttattattttatatttagtatttttgtAA
- the LOC139817201 gene encoding uncharacterized protein isoform X2, whose protein sequence is MSFRVVANYLLIIFITLVNGMPQKDDTAQEKPDSPPFLQFTNGGIRVNFGGYHAEAGLGGLLRGMGGGLHASAGTPWGAHASAGLGGQLGQEGSLGGGLYARAGLGNGGPDAAAGLGGRLGGNGRSANPIAGGLYAGATPGGGPGPGVFLGGGLDQPGFNGIISGSMPNEAGLNPPAGAAAAAAATGTTATTSASADAAIGTKPPKGRTNIQIIRSRAQKEKEKVIAADATLRADATAGEKAESQNKESRRAVQFAVMPPAAEVDLVKSVYFGAAPAVKTVVVPAAPAAAPAQGVGQITATVDTVATVDNNPSVVVPKPAYPRWYFRKRFWTAPRKTVYVAPTVTADSQSSPSDVVGGLFFNAVGDGGVVAAGKTYTSGSLFDDIFNIPISTLSAVNQLLKNNVG, encoded by the exons CCTCCATTTCTCCAATTTACTAACGGAGGAATCCGAGTAAACTTTGGAGGATATCATGCTGAAGCTGGACTCGGCGGTCTTCTACGAGGCATGGGTGGTGGACTTCATGCGAGTGCGGGAACTCCATGGGGCGCACACGCTAGCGCGGGATTAGGCGGTCAGTTAGGGCAAGAGGGCAGTCTTG GCGGCGGTCTTTATGCTCGCGCTGGACTCGGCAATGGAGGACCAGACGCGGCGGCTGGCCTCGGCGGACGACTGGGTGGCAATGGACGGTCGGCGAACCCGATTGCGGGTGGCTTGTACGCAGGGGCAACACCGGGCGGCGGTCCAGGACCGGGCGTGTTTCTCGGCGGAGGACTCGACCAACCTGGATTCAATGGGATTATAAGTGGCAGCATGCCTAACGAGGCTGGTTTGAATCCGCCTGCGGGTGCTGCAGCTGCGGCGGCTGCTACCGGAACAACGGCAACCACGTCAGCGAGCGCGGATGCTGCGATCGGAACGAAGCCGCCGAAGGGCCGCACGAACATACAAATCATACGTTCGAGGGcgcagaaagagaaagag AAGGTGATTGCAGCTGACGCGACGCTACGAGCTGACGCGACCGCAGGTGAGAAAGCCGAGTCGCAAAACAAGGAG TCACGACGTGCAGTGCAATTCGCAGTAATGCCACCGGCAGCGGAAGTGGACCTGGTCAAATCGGTTTACTTTGGGGCAGCGCCAGCCGTGAAAACTGTCGTGGTTCCGGC TGCACCCGCAGCTGCACCCGCACAAGGCGTAGGCCAAATCACCGCTACCGTCGACACGGTTGCAACAGTCG ACAATAATCCGAGTGTAGTCGTTCCGAAACCGGCGTATCCACGTTGGTACTTTAGAAAAAGATTCTGGACCGCCCCTAGAAAAACAGTATACGTTGCTCCAACAGTAACGGCTGATAGTCAAAGCTCTCCTTCGGACGTAGTCGGCGGACTTTTCTTCAACGCAGTTGGAGACGGCGGTGTAGTTGCCGCAGGAAAAACTTACACCAGCGGATCCCTGTTCgatgatatttttaac atcCCAATTTCAACGTTGTCTGCTGTTAACCAACTGCTGAAAAACAACGTCGGCTAA
- the LOC139817563 gene encoding THO complex subunit 1-like isoform X3, giving the protein MAMFEVLRKDYSDYLQQHFKLSDVSLFQKKCVERCANDSDRKVAIDQALRDSLLAVLTENASGNVRSLELYITFCIELCRKDLATASMPVMLLGDIFDSMTLDRCEQLFTFVENNVTVWKEDLFFTACKNNLLRMCNDLLRRLSRSQQTVFCGRILLFLAKFFPFSERSGLNIVSEFNLENHTEFGLEKAEEDNLEQITKDDDKSENKIPIDYNLYRKFWALQDFFRNPNQCYNKMHWKVFSAHASNVLSAFASFKLEEQRSYPTTCIKMDTSMEGPYKETHYFAKYLTNQKLLELQLSDSNFRRYVLLQFLILFQYLNSTVKFKAETHELKPDQVEWVKTTTDQVYTLLTETPPDGPTFAETVKNILKREEHWNAWKNEGCPPFKRPTSDVTDEEPRKPRRSRRRIGDVIRDAQAVGKYHMGNPELTKLWNLCPNNLEACKSKDRDFLPSLETYFEDAIMELDPAAMVDDKYKKVNDGNFGWRALRLLARRSPHFFVHGNYPINKLPEYLETMIKKIAKDRPQTQSDVKLETEETPPSESTDQEFNEDVLKQESEQVDAETADVKARKLNKVTPEMVAKLSESLKNDWKKLATKFGYTNDEIAFFQSKTTPYEQCKTMLEIWAEEDEDASVENLAYILEGLKYTEALAVLKS; this is encoded by the exons ATGGCGATGTTCGAAGTGTTGAGGAAGGACTATAGC GATTATCTGCAGCAGCATTTCAAGCTGTCGGACGTCTCGTTGTTTCAAAAGAAGTGCGTCGAACGTTGTGCGAATGACAGCGACAGAAAAGTGGCGATCGATCAGGCGCTGCGTGACTCGTTGCTGGCCGTACTGACGGAAAACGCTTCGGGTAACGTGCGCTCCCTCGAATTGTACATCACGTTCTGTATAGAGCTATGCAGGAAGGATCTCGCGACGGCGAGTATGCCAGTGATGCTACTGGGCGATATCTTCGACTCGATGACGCTGGACAGATGCGAACAGTTGTTTACCTTCGTGGAGAACAACGTCACCGTGTGGAAGGAAGATCTGTTTTTTACTGCCTGCAAGAATAACTTATTGAGAATGTGCAATGACTTACTGAGAAGATTGTCGCGTTCGCAACAAACGGTATTTTGTGGCAGAATTCTACTGTTTCTCGCAAAGTTCTTTCCTTTCTCCGAGAGATCCGGCTTGAATATCGTTAGCGAATTCAACCTGGAAAATCACACGGAATTTGGCTTGGAAAAAGCAGAAGAAGACAACTTGGAGCAGATAACGAAGGACGACGACAAGTCAGAAAACAAGATAccaattgattataatttgtacagaAAGTTTTGGGCTCTACAAGACTTCTTCAGAAATCCGAATCagtgttataataaaatgcacTGGAAGGTGTTTTCAGCT CATGCGTCTAATGTACTGTCAGCATTTGCTTCCTTTAAATTGGAGGAGCAACGTAGTTACCCTACAACATGCATCAAGATGGATACTTCTATGGAAGGCCCTTACAAAGAAACGCactattttgcaaaatatttgacCAATCAAAAATTATTGGAGTTGCAGCTGTCAGATTCCAATTTCAGGCGATATGTATTGCTGCAATTTCTCATTCTTTTCCAGTATCTGAATAGCACTGTAAAATTCAAGGC TGAGACACACGAACTGAAGCCGGATCAAGTGGAATGGGTGAAGACCACTACTGACCAAGTTTATACTCTACTGACCGAAACACCGCCCGATGGCCCCACGTTTGCGGAGACCGTGAAGAACATCTTGAAACGCGAGGAGCATTGGAATGCATGGAAAAATGAGGGTTGCCCGCCGTTTAAACGACCGACATCGGATGTTACTGACGAGGAGCCACGAAAACCGAGGAGATCGAGACGACGTATCGGTGATGTAATTAGGGACGCGCAAGCGGTTGGAAAATATCATATGGGAAa cccAGAACTCACTAAATTATGGAATCTATGTCCAAATAATCTCGAAGCATGCAAATCTAAAGATAGAGATTTTCTTCCATCCTTAGAAACGTATTTTGAAGACGCTATTATGGAATTGGATCCTGCTGCGATGGTCGATGATAAGTATAA GAAGGTGAACGACGGTAACTTTGGTTGGAGAGCGTTAAGACTGTTAGCGAGACGAAGCCCGCACTTCTTTGTTCATGGCAATTAtcctataaataaattgccTGAGTATCTTGAGACAATGATTAAGAAAATTGCCAAGGATCGTCCA CAGACTCAGTCCGATGTGAAATTGGAAACCGAGGAAACACCGCCGTCGGAATCTACCGATCAAGAATTTAACGAAGACGTTTTAAAACAGGAAAGCGAACAGGTCGATGCCGAAACCGCCGACGTGAAAGCAAGAAAGTTGAATAAAGTCACACCGGAAATGGTGGCAAAATTATCAGAGAGCCTGAAAAACGATTGGAAAAAATTGGCGACGAAATTTGGTTATACAAATGACGag ATTGCTTTTTTCCAAAGCAAAACAACGCCGTATGAACAATGTAAGACTATGCTTGAGATATGGGCAGAAGAGGATGAAGATGCATCAGTCGAGAATTTAGCTTATATTTTGGAAGGTTTAAAATACACAGAGGCATTGGCGGTGCTAAAATCTTAA
- the LOC139817201 gene encoding uncharacterized protein isoform X1, which produces MSFRVVANYLLIIFITLVNGMPQKDDTAQEKPDSPPFLQFTNGGIRVNFGGYHAEAGLGGLLRGMGGGLHASAGTPWGAHASAGLGGQLGQEGSLGGGLYARAGLGNGGPDAAAGLGGRLGGNGRSANPIAGGLYAGATPGGGPGPGVFLGGGLDQPGFNGIISGSMPNEAGLNPPAGAAAAAAATGTTATTSASADAAIGTKPPKGRTNIQIIRSRAQKEKEKVIAADATLRADATAGEKAESQNKESRRAVQFAVMPPAAEVDLVKSVYFGAAPAVKTVVVPAAPAVKTVVVPAAPAAAPAQGVGQITATVDTVATVDNNPSVVVPKPAYPRWYFRKRFWTAPRKTVYVAPTVTADSQSSPSDVVGGLFFNAVGDGGVVAAGKTYTSGSLFDDIFNIPISTLSAVNQLLKNNVG; this is translated from the exons CCTCCATTTCTCCAATTTACTAACGGAGGAATCCGAGTAAACTTTGGAGGATATCATGCTGAAGCTGGACTCGGCGGTCTTCTACGAGGCATGGGTGGTGGACTTCATGCGAGTGCGGGAACTCCATGGGGCGCACACGCTAGCGCGGGATTAGGCGGTCAGTTAGGGCAAGAGGGCAGTCTTG GCGGCGGTCTTTATGCTCGCGCTGGACTCGGCAATGGAGGACCAGACGCGGCGGCTGGCCTCGGCGGACGACTGGGTGGCAATGGACGGTCGGCGAACCCGATTGCGGGTGGCTTGTACGCAGGGGCAACACCGGGCGGCGGTCCAGGACCGGGCGTGTTTCTCGGCGGAGGACTCGACCAACCTGGATTCAATGGGATTATAAGTGGCAGCATGCCTAACGAGGCTGGTTTGAATCCGCCTGCGGGTGCTGCAGCTGCGGCGGCTGCTACCGGAACAACGGCAACCACGTCAGCGAGCGCGGATGCTGCGATCGGAACGAAGCCGCCGAAGGGCCGCACGAACATACAAATCATACGTTCGAGGGcgcagaaagagaaagag AAGGTGATTGCAGCTGACGCGACGCTACGAGCTGACGCGACCGCAGGTGAGAAAGCCGAGTCGCAAAACAAGGAG TCACGACGTGCAGTGCAATTCGCAGTAATGCCACCGGCAGCGGAAGTGGACCTGGTCAAATCGGTTTACTTTGGGGCAGCGCCAGCCGTGAAAACTGTCGTGGTTCCGGCAGCGCCAGCCGTGAAAACTGTCGTGGTTCCGGCTGCACCCGCAGCTGCACCCGCACAAGGCGTAGGCCAAATCACCGCTACCGTCGACACGGTTGCAACAGTCG ACAATAATCCGAGTGTAGTCGTTCCGAAACCGGCGTATCCACGTTGGTACTTTAGAAAAAGATTCTGGACCGCCCCTAGAAAAACAGTATACGTTGCTCCAACAGTAACGGCTGATAGTCAAAGCTCTCCTTCGGACGTAGTCGGCGGACTTTTCTTCAACGCAGTTGGAGACGGCGGTGTAGTTGCCGCAGGAAAAACTTACACCAGCGGATCCCTGTTCgatgatatttttaac atcCCAATTTCAACGTTGTCTGCTGTTAACCAACTGCTGAAAAACAACGTCGGCTAA
- the LOC139817129 gene encoding uncharacterized protein isoform X2: MLRILMILSFVCSLDLLNARPAEEPIKFTFGNIQNNAENVTPSNLEDTKQINNNFQNSLDPLITESDKPQSRRSLPSVQSTTPITLFRVTSRETVRLENETAQAILEKRKPDTIIQVLNGFLTPKPLVDRIRDEEKYGNMGDKFIGIGRGFINGFENLSNFLNFLTEFPVGITKQVSRGVTQTLNELGSRLIGLQ; this comes from the exons ATGTTGcgaattttaatgattttatcgTTTGTCTGCTCATTGGATTTACTGAATGCTCGTCCTGCGGAGGAACCGATAAAATTCACCTTCGGcaacatacaaaataatgcaGAAAACGTCACACCTTCGAATCTGGAAGACACAAAg CAAATAAACAACAACTTTCAAAATAGTCTCGACCCATTAATTACTGAGTCTGACAAGCCTCAAAGTCGCAGATCTTTACCGTCTGTACAAAGTACTACGCCAATAACTCTGTTCCGTGTGACATCGCGAGAAACAGTTCGTTTAGAAAACGAGACCGCCCAagcaattttagaaaaacgAAAACCTGACACTATCATACAAGTTTTAAATGGGTTCTTGACACCAAAACCACTCGTTGATCGAATTAGGGACGAAGAAAAATATGGTAATATGGGAGATAAATTTATTGGAATAGGAAGAGGGTTCATTAATGGTTTCGAGAATCTCAGCAATTTTCTGAACTTCTTAACGGAA ttCCCTGTTGGTATCACCAAACAAGTTTCTCGAGGAGTAACGCAAACATTGAATGAATTAGGATCACGGCTCATTGGACtccaataa